In the genome of Ovis canadensis isolate MfBH-ARS-UI-01 breed Bighorn chromosome 21, ARS-UI_OviCan_v2, whole genome shotgun sequence, the window gggggttggggggggggcgcggTTCAGGGCTGGCCTGGCTCGTCTTGGGCCCACAGGCTGGCACACTCGGCGGACCCCTGCGCGGGGCGGGGACAGAGCACAGAGCACGCAGGCCCGGACCGTCGCCACGAGCAGCACTTTATTCGAACGTGATGGCTGGCTCCAGTCACAGGCCGAACCAGCCGGGGACGCCCCCGCGCCGCGGGTCGGGGCTCTGGCGCCGCCGCTGCTCCTCCAGCACCTGGTCCTGGAGGTCCTCATCCACAGAGCTGCCTCCGGGCCGCTTTCCCTTGGGAAACAGATCTGGGAACGTGAAGGTCTGCCCGTGTGCCTGGGGAGAAAACAGACAGGCTGAGCCCGGGGCCCCCGCGGGGAGGTCCCGTCCGCGGGGAGACTGAACTGCCCGCCCCACACCTGCAGGACAGACGCACAGCCAGAGGACAGGTACGCGGGCTGCGGAGGCCACTGCCGTGACAGGGCCCTTCTCACTGAGGCCAGCTCTGGGAGGAGtgtctgcactgggcgagcccaGCGAAGCCCCTACTCCCGGCAGGAGCTGCCAGGCCAGACTGCAGGTGGAAGGGCACGGGAAATGGGCCCAACTCATGCCTGCTGCCTCCCCGGAACACTTCCCATCTGAAGCACCTACAGGCCTTCACCCCCATTAAAGGCCCCTCCCGCTCAGCTTGGCAAACAAAAGGCATATCACATACAACGAAATGTACGTGTGAGCAGTCTATAAATCAAGACCGGCTTTGCAAATTAACTGGTTTCACGTCTTTCACTGAAAGTTCAGAATGCAGGAGGGCCAGCTAAGTCCCAGCCTGGACCCCCAACACACGGCCAGGGTACACCAGCCCAGCCCGTCAGGGAgccagggagaggaggggacCCTAATGGTGGGAGGTGAGGGGCCACCTCCGCACACAGCACATGGCAAAGCTGCTCCAGAGACTGGA includes:
- the MRPL23 gene encoding large ribosomal subunit protein uL23m isoform X3, encoding MSRVDLRNYLERIYNVPVAAVRTRVQHGSNRRRDHRNVRIKQPDYKVAYVQLAHGQTFTFPDLFPKGKRPGGSSVDEDLQDQVLEEQRRRQSPDPRRGGVPGWFGL
- the MRPL23 gene encoding large ribosomal subunit protein uL23m isoform X1, producing MEMSRVDLRNYLERIYNVPVAAVRTRVQHGSNRRRDHRNVRIKQPDYKVAYVQLAHGQTFTFPDLFPKGKRPGGSSVDEDLQDQVLEEQRRRQSPDPRRGGVPGWFGL